One Loxodonta africana isolate mLoxAfr1 chromosome 15, mLoxAfr1.hap2, whole genome shotgun sequence genomic window carries:
- the NECTIN1 gene encoding nectin-1, protein MARMGLAGAAGRWWGLALGLTAFFLPSAHTQVVQVNDSMYGFIGTDVVLHCSFANPLPSVKITQVTWQKATNGSKQNVAIYNPALGISVLPPYQKRVQFLQPSFTDGTIRLSRLELEDEGVYICEFATFPKGNRESQLNLTVMAKPTNWIEGTQAMLRAKKGQEHKVLVATCTSANGKPPSVVTWETRLKGEAEYQEIRNPNGTVTVISRYRLVPSREAHQQSLACIVNYHMDRFRESLTLNVQYEPEVTIEGFDGNWYLQRMDVKLTCRADANPPATEYHWTTLNGSLPKGVEAQNRTLFFRGPINYSLAGTYICEATNPIGTRSGQVEVNITEFPYTPSPPEHGRRTGPVPTAIIGGVAGSVLLVLIVVGGIVVALRRRRHTFKGDYSTKKHVYGNGYSKAGIPQHHPPMAQNLQYPDDSDDEKKVGPLGGSSYEEEEEEEGGGGGERKVGGPHPKYDEDAKRPYYTVDEAEARQDGYGDRTLGYQYDPEQLDLAENMVSQNDGSFISKKEWYV, encoded by the exons GTGCACACACCCAGGTGGTCCAGGTGAACGACTCCATGTACGGCTTCATTGGCACCGACGTGGTCCTGCACTGCAGCTTTGCCAACCCACTGCCCAGTGTGAAGATCACCCAGGTCACATGGCAGAAGGCCACTAATGGCTCCAAGCAGAACGTGGCCATCTACAATCCAGCCTTGGGTATCTCCGTGCTGCCTCCCTACCAAAAACGTGTGCAATTCCTGCAGCCCTCTTTCACTGATGGTACCATCCGCCTCTCCCGCCTGGAGCTGGAGGACGAGGGTGTCTACATCTGCGAGTTTGCCACCTTCCCGAAGGGCAATCGTGAGAGCCAGCTCAATCTCACTGTCATGG CCAAACCCACCAACTGgatcgagggcacccaggcaaTGCTTCGAGCCAAGAAGGGGCAAGAGCACAAGGTCCTGGTGGCCACCTGCACCTCGGCCAATGGGAAGCCTCCCAGTGTGGTGACCTGGGAAACGCGGCTAAAGGGCGAGGCTGAGTACCAGGAGATCCGGAACCCCAACGGCACAGTGACTGTCATCAGCCGTTACCGCCTGGTGCCCAGCCGGGAAGCCCACCAGCAGTCGCTGGCCTGCATTGTCAACTACCACATGGACCGCTTCAGGGAGAGCCTCACCCTCAACGTGCAGT ATGAGCCTGAGGTGACCATTGAGGGGTTTGATGGGAACTGGTACCTGCAGCGGATGGATGTGAAGCTCACGTGCAGAGCAGATGCCAACCCCCCAGCCACTGAGTACCACTGGACCAC GCTGAATGGTTCTCTCCCCAAGGGCGTGGAGGCCCAGAACAGAACCCTCTTCTTCAGGGGTCCCATCAACTATAGCCTGGCAGGGACCTACATCTGCGAGGCCACCAACCCCATTGGCACACGCTCGGGCCAGGTGGAGGTCAATATCACAG AATTCCCCTACACCCCGTCTCCTCCCGAACACGGGCGGCGCACCGGGCCTGTGCCCACAGCCATCATCGGGGGCGTGGCGGGGAGCGTCCTGCTGGTGCTGATTGTGGTCGGCGGGATCGTGGTCGCCCTGCGCAGGCGCCGCCACACCTTCAAAGGCGACTACAGCACCAAGAAGCACGTGTACGGCAACGGCTACAGCAAGGCGGGCATCCCCCAGCACCACCCACCCATGGCCCAGAACCTGCAGTACCCGGATGACTCGGATGACGAGAAGAAGGTCGGCCCGCTGGGGGGCAGCAGCTacgaggaggaagaggaggaggagggcggGGGTGGGGGCGAGCGCAAGGTGGGCGGCCCCCACCCGAAATACGACGAGGATGCCAAACGGCCCTACTACACAGTGGATGAGGCAGAAGCCCGTCAGGACGGCTATGGGGACCGGACTCTGGGCTACCAGTATGACCCTGAGCAGCTGGACTTGGCTGAGAACATGGTTTCTCAGAATGACGGGTCTTTCATTTCCAAGAAGGAGTGGTACGTGTAG